A segment of the Nasonia vitripennis strain AsymCx chromosome 2, Nvit_psr_1.1, whole genome shotgun sequence genome:
TTTTTTCCAGAATCGCGATAaacgcgcagagagagagagagagagagtagagttCATTACAATAACAAAGTTTGATATTGAACGTCGATGCTGTTGTTTGGGTTTAGATTAGAGAAGAGACATTTTAGAAGATACTCGAGTTTATTTTCACTCGTTCGTGTGCCGCGGTTGGGCAACACGCTGCAGTATTGCCGATGCGAAAAAGACGTATGATAGAGCGTGGCTTCTTCGTCGAACTTGACTTTATACTATTGCGAGACACGCGGGtgttgttttgaaaaaaaaaaaaattattttgaaaacacgcGGATGTGGGTCGCGCTAagcctctttttttttttaacaaagcgCGATGAGGTAACAGCGATCAAAAACGTTGCTCTCAGCTGTCATACCTATCCAGTCCTCTATACAAGCACTTGATAGAGCGTATCGTAAATAAAACCCACCGCGGCACGATAACGCCGACCGtttttcctctccctctcgaatCCAGGATTGATTTCCGCATCAGCAGCTAGTGTACTTATCAGCTCGAGGGAAAAAACGGACGTCTGCAAAAGTTCCATACGCTATTACGACTGTAGTACATTGTGAGTCATTTGATTTTTCTGCGTTGCAAACGTTGTGCGCCGTGGATAACGTACACACAAGACCAAAATCGTTATCTAAACTTAGACGACTACTACTGCAGTGTGTAAACTCTCTGTCCGATGATATTGTTTCTGCTATAAGTACGGCTACTTTGCGAAGAGTCGTACTTACAAGCTTGCCTTGCTTCGATTGCAGTCTGTACACGTCTACCCTTCGCTAACATAACTAGGTAAAGTATAACGAGTATACAAAGTTCACGACGGTGTAGTTTCGCTTAAAAGAGAGGCAATCTCGGAGGctcagctctctcgcggcgaaaataaaaatacgtcCCACTGACACCGATCGCTCGGTGCACTTACAGCCATGGTAAAATCAGTTAGTTCGCGTATAAGTACGACGGGCGaaactatacatttttttttcgttttaatcATTCACAGACAATATTATTTCGCGTCTGGTGTACGCCAATGACTTGAAAAATCGTTTATTAATTAACGTATGCGCGACGTCCGGGTGTTACGTAAGCCGCGCGTGTTGCACATACTTATATACCTgctaaattttgaaaatcatcgTCTTGATAAACGGGtaattagagagagagagagagagagagagagagagagagagagaaagagagatgttTTCTAAAAGCCCGGTATAATTGATGGTCGTGTGCCAGCATCAAGGCTGTATATAGAAAAACCGGTTTCGCTCGACtatcgcgcgcacgtgcgtaTTTAGGTATTCCAAAAACTTGCAGTGCTAGGATCTTTTCGGAAAATCTTTTCGCcatcgcgcgcacacacacacacgcgcgcattgCGTAAGGGGAACTTGCGCAACGACGCGCTCGCGTTTTTGAATTCCCGCAAAAAAGTACGCAAGTCGCCGTGTACAAAGGACACGACGACGGGTatatagatttaattatagactcgggagagagagagagacatgcGACTGTGCTTTTATTATTCCTCGTGTGTAGAGGCTCACGAGGCGACTCATGGATACACTTGATGGGTAtatggagagagaaaagtaaacATCGGGAGATGTAACGTAAGGCCGAGTGCGGTGCTTCGGAAAATTTTTAGAATCTCAGATGCAAATTGCGAATGCAACTGTACGGGTTTCTTCGACAAAGTTACGAATTACATTATATAGTTACTCTTGCGATGACGAGTTGGAATGAGTTTTGTCAGTTGTAATGTTGTAGCTTCTTACGTTTATGCAGAAAATGGGCATGAAGttgcggatttttttttcatccttgGATATCTGCCTAATTTTTAGTCTCATCAAAGGGTCATTATATGAATGTGCTTTGTTGTAAGCGTgggagtattttttttttgttgtgtgTTGTGACAAGGATATGTCTACGTTACAGAAATTTTGTGTCGCACGAGAGCTATTACAATTATATACCGTCACGCTTCGGTGATAAGCGCTTTTGTCATGCGCGACAAGTTGTAGTAGGTTTGATTTAGTTTAttataggaaaaaaaaaagaatcataacGTACGTTGCTGCGGTTCTACATTTTAGTGTATAAGTGAGTCAATTAGTAATCGGAATTTATCGCGATTAATATACAGTAATCGGAAGATAACGTAACTCGTCTAATACGCACGTCTCGCCGATGAAAGATACGCTACCAAGTGATTCTCGAACTGTAATTAGGTTAACGTTGTAGTAGCTCGATTTCATGAAATCGTATTAAACGTCTAGACTACTTTTTTTCCTCTAAATTATTAGATgcaattattgaatttatcaatcAAAATAAACTCAATCGATTTTAGAGTAAAAATatcagtatttattataacaaaaaGAATACAATTTGTAGGAAAAAATGTTGGCGCAGAGCAGACTCGAGCGTAAGAGGTCTTTCCTCGTCGAGTGCTAGGGCTGAACTGAGGGCTACAGTCAGCAGAGGTCCGCAGCTTAGATGCACATTTCGCCTGCATATAAAAAATGAAGCATTTTATTGTACATCCTAATCCGCGGACCGGGAACGGCGCGTCTCGAAACGCTCAGTGGGCGATAGGTTTATTGCATTACCTGGGTGTGGGATTTTTCCCTCGATAGCAAAATGCTTAAAATATAAAGCCGTGCTCGTGCAAAATAGCAATACAATGACATCGCGATATAGAATTGCAGGTGCGCAGACGATCCTTGATATAAGTATTCGCTGACTCGATCGATTATACAAAATActttcattcatccggccgTTCGCGAACTACTCGATAACAAGTAGATGTCAAGGAAATTTGTATCGGACGCCAAGAGTTTAATTTGATAGGCAAATTCGGTGCGTACTTTTTGTTCGATTCGTTATCGACGGCATTCTAATTCAGCGGCGATCGTATCGTGTGcgacgtttttttttgtcgtaACCTTGGCTTTAATGAGACTAATTAGCCATCACAGTGATCGAACAGTAACCTCGCTTTGATGTATTCAGCAATTTTTCATAGCCCAGCTATTCAGTTTTcattcaactttttttctctccatatacccttcattaaaaaatcatcAAGTTCGCTGTAAGTTCAGCGCTCGTTGCACACTCCTCAGCAGAGAGTAGTAAACGACTTTACCGACCGTGTTTTTTAATCAAGCTTAATTTCGTTATATTGTTTCCGCCAAGTTTACGATTTCCCGCGTCTCAGCCAACACAGTCCCTCATTTTCGTACAACACTTCCTTctcaaaacacacacacgtgcgtcCCTGAAGATAAAAACCCGAATTATACCAGTCCGTCGAAAAATTTCGTAACGACCTATCAAACATCGCCACATTCGCTCTGCTCATTACGAAACAGCGCGTAATAGATTCGAACCCCGAGATAAGCGCCGAACCGGTAAAAGGTCAATATTGGCTCCGcttcctatatatatacaagcttcccgcagcagcagcagcagcaccgggAATCAGACCACGACCCGAGTTCGATGTATAGCACTTCTCTGTGTTCTCTcactatatacctatacgtatatCCATCCCTCGCTGCGCATAAGCCCATCACGAGCTTCTCTTATCTCCAAGCTCACTCCATACGATTCTCTCCTTATCGAGCTCGCCTCAGCGTAAATAGACGCATCTTTCCTGCATCGACACACGAGTGCTACGTGTGCGTttggaaaatagaaaataaaagagagaaaagcctcAGCTGACGCCCCGCGGCGCAGTCGATGCTGTGTGCGCAGTCGCGGGAAGATTTTCGAAATTGGCGCGAAAAGTGGCCTGATGCGCTCCGCTATTGATTTCTGACGCGCAAAGGGTGCGAACGTCCCGGGAGGGGGGTAGGCTCGCGCCACCACACTTCTCCGGTATAGTTCGACGCAAACCGCCGCTCCgcttggctctctctctctctctctctctctcttgctctgtCCCTCTCTGACgcagtgtgtgcgtgtgccgCAACAATAATAATCGCCGAGATATTTCAACAACGTCGTCCCGAGGATGAGCTGCTCGAGGAGCCGCCGGTAATACCCGGTGCTCTCTGCTCTGTCCGCAACCTTGATTCACCATcgtacatatacgtatacacagcgTGTGCTCCTTCCCCCCTCCCAACCCTCCTCTCGTCATCGTCGAAGAAGAGAAGCTTTTCTTTTCGCCAGAGCAATAATTACGATAGAAAAATAGAGCCGAGCAGTCGTCAGGATGTTCGGCTACGTCTTCAAGATCCTCCAGAGTATCTGGAACCATGGCAATCTCGACGACTTTGCCAACCAAGGTATTCCGCAGACTTGTGCATTCATTATATTGCGCCTTTTTTTCCCCTCGCGCAATTGTTGTTGTTTACGCGCGCATGTAATCCCCTCGCCGCTTTACGTAAAGCCATTCGTCGTGTGTATAcgttatatacacacacggagTATGAGGCACTTCTATACAATCCTCGCGTCTCGCGCGATGGCGATGTGCACAggaaaaaatgcgaaaaacaAGAAGTGGCGCACAGAGTCAAGTGCGCCGCTGTATATTGCAGGAGAACCAGTCCAAAATTAACTGGGGGACTGCTGCACTATATACAACACGTGTATGCGCCACTCGAGCGACCGTACGTGGCTCCGTATAGAACACATTTTTTGTCTCTCGCTCGGCTAATTCGTAAATaaatgtatagtatatatCATAGGTATATAACGTATGGACGCGCGTCCGAGGAAGCGCCAGGCGCCTAATTCCATGTTATTTCTTAAACGCGACTGCGGCTAATTACACGGCCCCGCGGACGAGATTCAGGTATGATGTGTTTGTTACTTATAAGCGAGCCTCGCTCGAGCGATATGCTCACTCCGAGTCGTGGAGCCGACAGGGAAGCACGTATACTCGTACGATATACTcgcaggtgtgtgtgtgtgtgtgtgttcttaTGTCAGAGTgacaaatttgatttattcctcgagCGGCTCATTTGAATGCTTGGATTTTTTCTCGaccttttcttctcttttgCCTCTTTTACTGACCGAGTCTTTTTCCTTGTTTTCCAGACATGGCTGCCGTACAGCCGCTCATATCCAACGGCATGTCAAACGGCTTCGGCAAGAATGACAAGGTGATGTATCTTttcgtttgaattatttatttatttaggatTTAAAAAGTGGGTTCGGcgatttaattgattttttaaacgGATAACCGTTTGACTTTCAGGCGCCAAATCACACAGTTCCACGATACGCAGTGGCGAGTGCAACGGGGCTGGAAGGTCAGTCCTTTGCATATTTACGTACACTTGACTTATTACGTCTCGTGACCATCTTCTGAtctatcgaaaaaaaaaaaaaaaaaaaaatttagataaaaCGCAAATACGTCCGATAGCACACGCGCTGATGCTGTGCATTTGCGCATGCTTAATATCGCGCGTTATTATCGTTGTTTTCGAGGGATGTGATCCGAGAATTAAGTCGTTGGTCGATTTTGCCTTGAATCCCTGTATTTTAATCTCGATCGTTCGATGCGAATTGATAAAGTATCGAAAATATGTCTGagctttatcatttatacgCATCGTAGTATCGATTAAAACAATAGACTACTCTGTCGCACAGGTCCCGATCAAATCTTGAGTTCGGACGTTGATACGACTTGGGAGCCGGACGGTCGAGTCCGGATAAAACTGGATAACCCGGCCGACGAGAGTTACGCGCCTATATCAGTTCCCGGTCTCTTGAAGCGGGTGGCAAGCAAGTATCCCGATCATCCGGCCTTGATTTCCAGACCCGGAGTTGACGGACAGAGAACCACCTACAGCTACAAGTACGTACACGCATCTCCCATATTCTTATGCTCCGGACGCATCACTCATTCTCGAATCGAAaattttcagagaatacgaGAGCCAAGTAAGGACCGTAGCCAAAGCCTTCCTTCACCTCGGCCTGGAGAGGCACCACAGCGTTTGCATCCTCGGCTTCAACGCGCCGCAATGGTTCATCTCGGACATCGCGGCTATCTACGCAGGGTAAGCTGAAAATCAGTGGATAAGGTGCGGACGTGCCGGACGTCGCGTTTGTGTCATGAACGATGTTCTTTTTGCCCGCAGAGGTTTCGCTGCTGGAATCTATACAACGAACTCGCCCGAGGCATGCCAGTACTGCGCCGAGAGCAGTCGAGCCAATATAATCGTCGTCGAGGACGCCAAGCAGCTCGAGAAGATACTGGAGATTAAGAAAAATCTTCCGAAACTCAAAGCCATCATCCAGTACGACGGAATTCCCAGTACGAAGGATGTGCTGAGTGTATGTTAACAAGTGTATAATGAGCGCTGCGCGCTCGATTAACGCTATGCTCGGGAGTATACTAATTTTCCTTTTCTCTTCCGATTTGCAGTGGAACGAACTGTTAGAAATAGGCCAGAGGCAGTCAGACGATCAGTTGGAGACTGTGTTGAAGACCATCGGTATAAACGAGTGCTGCACGCTTGTATATACCGTAAGTTCAATGCTCGATTGGCTATTTGGCAAGGGAGATATCATCATTAATTTAACGCTGTGCGTATATTGTATTGCAGTCGGGAACCGTTGGCAATCCGAAAGCTGTAATGTTGACCCACGATAATCTTCTGACCGACGCTAGAGCTATCTTGGCAGCCGGCGATCTGAACAGAGAGGCGCAGGAAACCGTTATTAGTTTTTTGCCCCTGTCGCACGTGGCTGCACAGGTAAATATCGACGCGCATTCCGCCATTTTTAACACTTGAATGAACGGATGGacgttaacttttttttgttcgatCTAGGTTGTAGATATCTTTACTTGCATGCTGATGTCTGCGACCGTCTACTTCGCCGACAAGAACGCCCTGAAGGGCAGCCTCCTCGACACTCTCGTAGCAGCCCGCCCAACCGCCTTTCTTGGTGTTCCGCGAGTGTGGGAGAAGATATACGAGAAGATGCAGGCAGTGGCCCGAAACAACGGACCGATCAAGACGTGGATCGCCAACTGGGCCAAGGCTCAGGGTCTGCAGTACAATCTCGACCGCATGAACGGTGTCGAGTACAAGTCCTGGAGTTACCTGATAGCCAAGTGGTTGATTTTCCGCAAGGTCAAGGCGGCGCTGGGTCTCGACCGCTGCCACGTTTTCGGCACGGCGGCGGCACCCCTCAGTACCGAAGTCAAGAAGTACTTCATGAGTCTAGACATAGTCATCATCGACGCGTACGGCATGTCTGAGTGCGCCGGTGCTCATTCGCTCGGTACCAGCAATGCTTTCCGACTAGGAAGCGTGGGTCGCGCTCTTCCGGGATTCCTCACCAAGTTGGACAACGTGGACAACACAGGAGAGGGTGAGATCTGCATGGGTGGACGACACGTTTTCATGGGCTACTTGAACGAACCAGAGAAGATCAAGGGCACGAAAGACGAGCACAATTGGCTGCACAGTGGTGACCTTGGCAAGATTGACAGCGATGGTTTCTTGTACGTGACGGGAAGAATCAAGGAACTGGTAATCACGGCCGGAGGTGAAAATATTCCGCCAGTGCATATCGAGGAGTTGGTGAAGAAGGAATGTCCGGCCTTGAGCAACGCCATGCTCATTGGAGACAGAAGAAAGTACTTGACTATGCTAGTCACGCTAAAGGTTCGTATAGTtcttttatgaaatttatttcggaagcgtttactttattcattaaCTCGATTGATTTCTCGTGTTCACAGACTGAAATGAATATTGACACCGGAGAACCCCTAGATGCACTATCTCCAGATGCTAGGAAGTGGGTAAAGGGCTTGGGAAGCAAAgcaaaaactttgtccgaagtGCTGCAAACTAAAGACCCACTTGTAAGTTTAAAATCAACACCTTGTTGTATAAACTTGTAGTAGCGATTATAACGGAAACCCGATTTTCTCATTTCAGATTTACAAGGGAATAGAAGAAGCAATCACCCGAGCGAACGAAAAAGCGATAAGCAACGCTCAGAGAGTTCAGAAGTTCAGAATCCTACCCCATGACTTTTCCGTGCCGACAGGTGAACTGGGACCAACGTTGAAACTCAAGCGAAACGTTGTTGTGAAGCAATACGCTAATTTGATAGAAGACATGTATAAAGAATAACGGGGGAAGCGCTAAAGCAATTAGCCAACGGAAAAAAACAATTGTCCAGGGATCAGATTCCTCGGCAGATTCAATCAAAAGGTGAATCTAGCTCGTTCGCCAATCTTAAAGTAACTGTTCCAAAGCGTTAACGAAAAGTCAGGAATTTATTAACGAACTCTTTTCTACACACGGCGTCATCCATGATATCCATTCGTGTCGCGTCAAACAATCAACGGTTACCTACTTACgttgaaaaaaagttactgGCCGTTGAATATTTGTGATACTTTGTAAATTTATCTTCTTTAACACGTTTTTTCGTTATGTTATGGaaaaaatctgttttttttctttacttttGAGACTTTTGAAGTTGTTAGAACAGCTCAAAAAGCTcacaataatttattcgaTTATATCTTTTCTTTCTGAGCTATATCTTTTTCTCGAATAAGTAAGATTTACTTATTTAGCTCTACTTTTGTTACCACTACTAAATTTGTTGTTATGATGTTGTATATTTCTATTAGAAACCTATCATTACACTTCTATGCACTAAACTAGCAATGTATCTTGGTGTCAATGCGATGTTGAATCAATGGTGATACAAAGTGCGGCATGTACATATTGtgaatatgaaaataaaagtgccTTTTTGCAACTGAAATTACTAATGCGTGTATGAATGGCATTAACAAAATTCATTTTGCTCATTGCATTGCATgatttattttgtttctttctattaaaattactgGTGTTCTTTTTTTGTGGAAAGCAATCATAGAAGATTATACTTAATTTCCCATGTGATTcgtaattatattatttgttaAATGGTCATagtgtaaaaaattataattatgaatATAAGACTGACTGTCTGAATTAATTTGGGGACAATGAGAACACAAAAATTTGGTAGTTAGATAAGGTAAAGTTATAAGAAAATGTGCATAAGAAGTTATCGTTTCTTCTATAAAAGAGAAATCGTTAAATTAGTGAATTAAgtttttactataaaatatgtaaaataataagatgaCATTAAGGTGCAACATTAAGTAGTTTCTATTTTAAGTCATAATACGAAAATGCTACTTTTTAGTTACAATATATGGAGTTTCGACCGTGCGAATATTTGCAATTGAAACATTATTAGTACTTTAATGACAATAATGTAATGTAAGTTGGTCCAAAGAATGCTTTGTCTTAGGGATTTAAAATCTCTttacatttattaaataaattaatcatcataatattttgtgtTCATTATTAGAATCATTTTTATGTTACAATATAATAAGGTAAGAAATGAAACGAGTATGTTTTAATTATAGTGTATTACTAAATGTAGTTTACAATAACCGAAACTGTGATTCGTTTTACAATTACTTAATACTTGAAAAGATGATATCCGATATTTTTTCACATTTCGAGTTCTTATACGAAAATAGATTCACTAAGCACATCACagcgaattttcaaaatgcaCATGC
Coding sequences within it:
- the LOC100122465 gene encoding very long-chain-fatty-acid--CoA ligase bubblegum isoform X2 — its product is MAAVQPLISNGMSNGFGKNDKAPNHTVPRYAVASATGLEGPDQILSSDVDTTWEPDGRVRIKLDNPADESYAPISVPGLLKRVASKYPDHPALISRPGVDGQRTTYSYKEYESQVRTVAKAFLHLGLERHHSVCILGFNAPQWFISDIAAIYAGGFAAGIYTTNSPEACQYCAESSRANIIVVEDAKQLEKILEIKKNLPKLKAIIQYDGIPSTKDVLSWNELLEIGQRQSDDQLETVLKTIGINECCTLVYTSGTVGNPKAVMLTHDNLLTDARAILAAGDLNREAQETVISFLPLSHVAAQVVDIFTCMLMSATVYFADKNALKGSLLDTLVAARPTAFLGVPRVWEKIYEKMQAVARNNGPIKTWIANWAKAQGLQYNLDRMNGVEYKSWSYLIAKWLIFRKVKAALGLDRCHVFGTAAAPLSTEVKKYFMSLDIVIIDAYGMSECAGAHSLGTSNAFRLGSVGRALPGFLTKLDNVDNTGEGEICMGGRHVFMGYLNEPEKIKGTKDEHNWLHSGDLGKIDSDGFLYVTGRIKELVITAGGENIPPVHIEELVKKECPALSNAMLIGDRRKYLTMLVTLKTEMNIDTGEPLDALSPDARKWVKGLGSKAKTLSEVLQTKDPLIYKGIEEAITRANEKAISNAQRVQKFRILPHDFSVPTGELGPTLKLKRNVVVKQYANLIEDMYKE
- the LOC100122465 gene encoding very long-chain-fatty-acid--CoA ligase bubblegum isoform X1 — protein: MFGYVFKILQSIWNHGNLDDFANQDMAAVQPLISNGMSNGFGKNDKAPNHTVPRYAVASATGLEGPDQILSSDVDTTWEPDGRVRIKLDNPADESYAPISVPGLLKRVASKYPDHPALISRPGVDGQRTTYSYKEYESQVRTVAKAFLHLGLERHHSVCILGFNAPQWFISDIAAIYAGGFAAGIYTTNSPEACQYCAESSRANIIVVEDAKQLEKILEIKKNLPKLKAIIQYDGIPSTKDVLSWNELLEIGQRQSDDQLETVLKTIGINECCTLVYTSGTVGNPKAVMLTHDNLLTDARAILAAGDLNREAQETVISFLPLSHVAAQVVDIFTCMLMSATVYFADKNALKGSLLDTLVAARPTAFLGVPRVWEKIYEKMQAVARNNGPIKTWIANWAKAQGLQYNLDRMNGVEYKSWSYLIAKWLIFRKVKAALGLDRCHVFGTAAAPLSTEVKKYFMSLDIVIIDAYGMSECAGAHSLGTSNAFRLGSVGRALPGFLTKLDNVDNTGEGEICMGGRHVFMGYLNEPEKIKGTKDEHNWLHSGDLGKIDSDGFLYVTGRIKELVITAGGENIPPVHIEELVKKECPALSNAMLIGDRRKYLTMLVTLKTEMNIDTGEPLDALSPDARKWVKGLGSKAKTLSEVLQTKDPLIYKGIEEAITRANEKAISNAQRVQKFRILPHDFSVPTGELGPTLKLKRNVVVKQYANLIEDMYKE